A genomic stretch from Bos javanicus breed banteng chromosome 29, ARS-OSU_banteng_1.0, whole genome shotgun sequence includes:
- the LOC133241832 gene encoding olfactory receptor 8B12-like — MAAENSSVTEFILAGLIDQPGLQIPLFLLFLGFYVVTVVGNLGLIMLIGLNSRLHTPMYFFLFNLSLIDFCYSTTITPKMLMSFVSKKNSILHAGCLTQLFFFCFFVISESLVLSAMAYDRYVAICKPLVYTVTMSPKVCLLLLLGVYVMGFSGAMAHTGSIASLIFCADNLINHFFCDIPPLLELACNSSSVHELVVFIDVTTVIGMVIVTISISYALILSSILRIHSTEGRSKAFSTCSSHIIVVFLFFGSAAFVYLKPPSVLPLDQGKVSSLFYTIGCPC; from the coding sequence ATGGCAGCTGAGAACTCTTCGGTGACAGAATTCATCCTTGCAGGCTTAATAGACCAGCCAGGACTCCAgatccccctcttcctcctgtttCTAGGTTTCTATGTGGTCACTGTAGTGGGGAACCTGGGCTTGATAATGCTGATTGGGTTGAACTCACgcctgcacacccccatgtacttcttcctcttcaACCTCTCCTTAATAGACTTCTGTTACTCCACTACCATCACTCCCAAAATGCTGATGAGTTTTGTCTCAAAGAAGAACAGCATCTTGCATGCAGGGTGTTTGACTCAactgtttttcttctgcttctttgtcATCTCTGAGTCCTTGGTCCTGTCAGCGATGGcatatgaccgctatgtggctaTCTGTAAGCCACTGGTGTACACAGTCACCATGTCTCCTAAGGTCTGTTTACTGCTTTTGTTGGGTGTGTATGTGATGGGGTTTTCAGGGGCCATGGCCCACACAGGAAGCATAGCAAGTCTGATCTTCTGTGCTGACAACCTCATCAATCATTTCTTTTGTGATATCCCTCCTCTCCTTGAGCTGGCTTGCAACAGCTCTTCTGTGCACGAACTGGTGGTCTTCATAGATGTGACCACTGTTATTGGAATGGTCATTGTCACCATCTCCATCTCTTATGCTCTAATCCTTTCCAGCATTCTCCGCATTCACtccactgagggcaggtccaaagctttcagtacttgcagctcccACATAattgtggttttccttttctttggttcTGCGGCTTTTGTGTATCTCAAACCACCTTCCGTTTTGCCCCTTGACCAAGGGAAAGTGTCGTCCCTGTTCTATACCATTGGGTGCCCATGTTAA
- the LOC133240977 gene encoding olfactory receptor 8B12-like has protein sequence MAAENSSVTEFILAGLTDQPGLQIPLFLLFLGFYVVTLVGNLGLIMLIGLNSRLHTPMYFFLFNLSLIDFCYSTTITPKMLMSFVSRKNSISHAECLTQLFFFCFFVISESFVLSAMAYDRYVAICKPLVYTVTMSPKVCLLLLLGVYVMGFSGAMAHTGSIASLIFCADNLINHFLCDIPPLLELACNSSSVHELVVFIVVTTVIGMVTVTISISYALILSSILRIHSTEGRSKAFSTCSSHIIVVFLFFGSGAFMYLKPPSVLPLDQEKVSSLFYTIVVPMLNPLIYSLRNKDVKAALRKTLGKNNFLRKE, from the coding sequence ATGGCAGCTGAGAACTCTTCGGTGACAGAATTCATCCTTGCAGGCTTAACAGACCAGCCAGGACTCCAgatccccctcttcctcctgtttCTAGGTTTCTATGTGGTCACTCTAGTGGGGAACCTGGGCTTGATAATGCTGATTGGGTTGAACTCACgcctgcacacccccatgtacttcttcctcttcaACCTCTCCTTAATAGACTTCTGTTACTCCACTACCATCACTCCCAAAATGCTGATGAGTTTTGTCTCAAGGAAGAACAGCATCTCGCATGCAGAGTGTTTGACTCAactgtttttcttctgcttctttgtcATCTCTGAGTCCTTTGTCCTGTCAGCGATGGcatatgaccgctatgtggccatctgtaagccaCTGGTGTACACAGTCACCATGTCTCCTAAGGTCTGTTTACTGCTTTTGTTGGGTGTGTATGTGATGGGGTTTTCAGGGGCCATGGCCCACACAGGAAGCATAGCAAGTCTGATCTTCTGTGCCGACAACCTCATCAATCATTTCTTGTGTGATATCCCTCCTCTGCTTGAGCTGGCTTGCAACAGCTCTTCTGTGCATGAACTGGTGGTCTTCATAGTTGTGACCACTGTTATTGGAATGGTCACTGTCACCATCTCCATCTCTTATGCTCTAATCCTTTCCAGCATTCTCCGCATTCACtccactgagggcaggtccaaagctttcagtacttgcagctcccACATAattgtggttttccttttctttggttcTGGGGCTTTTATGTATCTCAAACCACCTTCCGTTTTGCCCCTTGACCAAGAGAAAGTGTCCTCCCTGTTCTATACCATTGTGGTGCCCATGTTAAATCCACTGATATATAGTTTGAGGAACAAGGATGTCAAAGCTGCCCTGAGGAAAACCTtggggaaaaataatttcttgagAAAGGAGTAG
- the LOC133240978 gene encoding olfactory receptor 8B12-like, whose product MAAENSSVTEFILAGLTDQPGLQILLFLLFLVFYVVTVVGNLGLIMLIGLNSRLHTPMYFFLFNLSLIDFCYSTTITPKMLMSFVSKKNSILHAGCLTQLFFFCFFVISESLVLSAMAYDRYVAICKPLVYTVTMSPKVCLLLLLGVYVMGFSGAMAHTGSIASLIFCADNLINHFLCDIPPLLELACNSSSVHELVVFIVVTTVIGMVIVTISISYTLILSSILRIHSTEGRSKAFSTCSSHIIVVFLFFGSAAFVYLKPPSVLHLDQGKVSSLFYTIVVPMLNPLIYSLRNKDVKAAVRKTLGKINFLRKE is encoded by the coding sequence ATGGCAGCTGAGAACTCTTCAGTGACAGAATTCATCCTTGCAGGCTTAACAGACCAGCCAGGACTCCagatcctcctcttcctcctgtttCTAGTTTTCTATGTGGTCACTGTAGTGGGGAACCTGGGCTTGATAATGCTGATTGGGTTGAACTCACgcctgcacacccccatgtacttcttcctcttcaACCTCTCCTTAATAGACTTCTGTTACTCCACTACCATCACTCCCAAAATGCTGATGAGTTTTGTCTCAAAGAAGAACAGCATCTTGCATGCAGGGTGTTTGACTCAactgtttttcttctgcttctttgtcATCTCTGAGTCCTTGGTCCTGTCAGCGATGGcatatgaccgctatgtggccatctgtaagccaCTGGTGTACACAGTCACCATGTCTCCTAAGGTCTGTTTACTGCTTTTGTTGGGTGTGTATGTGATGGGGTTTTCAGGGGCCATGGCCCACACAGGAAGCATAGCAAGTCTGATCTTCTGTGCTGACAACCTCATCAATCATTTCTTGTGTGATATCCCTCCTCTGCTTGAGCTGGCTTGCAACAGCTCTTCTGTGCACGAACTGGTGGTCTTCATAGTTGTGACCACTGTTATTGGAATGGTCATTGTCACCATCTCCATCTCTTACACTCTAATCCTTTCCAGCATTCTCCGCATTCACTCCACTGAGGGCAGATCCAAAGCtttcagtacttgcagctcccACATAattgtggttttccttttttttggttcTGCAGCTTTTGTGTATCTCAAACCACCTTCCGTTTTGCACCTTGACCAAGGGAAAGTGTCGTCCCTGTTTTATACCATTGTGGTGCCCATGTTAAATCCACTGATATATAGTTTGAGGAACAAGGATGTCAAAGCTGCAGTGAGGAAAACCTTGGGGAAAATTAATTTCTTGAGAAAGGAGTAG